The genomic segment ATGAAGATCTTCGCACCCTTTGCCGGAATCGTCCACTATTTTGTTGACGAAGGCGATCCTGTAACAACCGGCATGCAGCTGGGCACGGTAGAAACAATCAAGCTCGAAGCTCCCATCATGGCACCAGGACCTGGCATTGTTGCTAGCCTTGCCTGTGATGATTTCTCCGACGTCACCGGTGGCGATGAACTCCTTGAGCTGGAGGCAAAAAACTAATGGGACAAACTCGAATCATTGCCGGCGATGCCCGCGGCCGAAAGCTTGAAATACCACCAGAAGGTACGCGTCCAACCTCTGACCGTGCACGCGAAGGCCTCTTTTCCTCCCTGCAGGTACGGTTTGGTTTCGAAGGCCAACGCGTCCTCGATATCTTCGCCGGCTCCGGTGCATTGGGCTTGGAAGCTGCCTCACGTGGTGCAGAAGAAGTAGTGCTCGTTGAATCGAATCCGGCGGCCGTGGAGATTATCCGCCGGAACGCAGACGTCGTGAAGCATCCGCACGTTGTTGTCGCAGAGATGAAGGCGTCCACCTACCTTGCGTCCGCACCCGATAAGTTTTTCACGATGGTGCTCGCCGATCCACCCTATGAGCTTGCCGATGACGCTGTGACCAGCATGCTCGCAGCACTGACTCCAAAGCTTCTCGACGGCGCCGCCGTGGTCATCGAGCGCCACGTAGACTCGCCTGAAACCGCCTGGCCTGCCTGGCTGGTACCAACCACACAAAAGCTGAAAAAACGCACCTATGGCATTGCCCGCATGGACATGGCCGTATTTGATGAATCTCTGCTGGAGGACTAAACAATGAAAGCAGTTTGCCCAGGCTCCTTTGACCCCATCACCTTGGGACATTTGGATATCGTTACCCGCGCTGCCTCGCAATTTGAAGAAGTCACCATCCTGGTCACCGCCAACCCCAATAAGAACACCGGCCTGTTCACCGTGGAAGAGCGCATGGATCTTATCCGAAAATCCACCGCACACTTACACAATGTGAAAGTAGATACCTGGGCCTCATTGCTGGTGGATTACACCACTAAACACGGCATCACCGCACTGGTTAAAGGCCTGCGCAGCTCGCTTGATTATGAATACGAACTGCCCATGGCGCAGATGAACCGCAGGCTCACCGGCGTAGATACCTTCTTCCTTCTCACCGATGAAAAATACGGCTATGTCAGCTCCACCCTCTGCAAAGAAGTAGCACGTTTTGGTGGCGATGTCTCCGGCCTGCTTCCAGACTTGGTGACACAAGCACTCATCGAAAAATATAGCCAAAACTAATGCTCGATCTGGTCAGCATCGGTGCCATCGTCTTCTTTGGCGCCACTCTGCAACGAGTATCAGGCCTCGGGCTTGGACTTGTTGCCGGACCCGTGCTAGCCGTCATCTTAGGGCCTATTGAAGGCATTTTCGTCGTCAATGTCATCTCTACGGTCAATGCCTTACTCAATACCCTCAGCACACGCTCAGCCGTGGATTGGAAAAAGACCAAATTAATCGGCGGAGTGCTGATCTTTGGTTCCATCCCCGCTGCTGTGCTGTTAAACCTTGTTCCCGTAGCCGCAATATTGTCCCTGGTGGGCGTGCTCCTCATCATCGCCCTTGGTGTGGTGACATTCGCCCAAGACAAAGTACCGCAGGTAACAGGACGTTTACCCGCCGTACTTGCAGGTGTCGGCGCCGGATTCATGAATACCCTCACCGGTGCCGCCGGCCCCGTACTTACTGTGTATGGCCAAGCAAGCAGGTGGGAACAACGCTCCTTCTCTGCATCCCTCCAACCACTATTCCTCATTGCTGGGGCTATCTCCGTAGCCGTGAAAATAGTGCTGGGCACAGCCACCCTCTCCCACACCAGCATCTGGGTATGGCCACTATCGGCAGTGGCGATGATCTTGGGAATCTTCATGGGATCGTGGTTGAGCAAGCACATATCTAAAGCAGTCGCACGGAAATTCGCCCTACTGGTGGCACTCGCCGGATCCATCTCAGTGCTTTACAAAGGAATTACTGGCTTGATGAGCTAATGCAGCCTAGACTCTAAAACTTAACTTGTCACAGACACGTGAAGAGGAGGTGACAGCGATATGGGTGTGGACCGACGTATGTGGAAAATGAGTCCTGAACGATTACAGGAACATCTACAACTGAAAAACCGCGCACGACAAATCCCGGACAAGAAGAAACAAAACAATAAAAGGGCCTGCCGAGAAGTTTCTCGGCGGGCTTCCCGCATTTTTAGGGGTCTTGCGGAGATTTCGGGTATAGAAAGTCCTGGAAAAGATTATCGCTGGACGTACTGTGGGCGAGTACCAGACTGGGGGACCAAAACTCGATGTGCGGCTATGGATTTGGTCGCCTGGTCTGGTTTGAGATTTGGGCAACCAGACCAGGTGACCAAAAGTGCATATAGTGGAGTCAATTTTGGTCAGCCTGTCTGGTGAGACAGAGAAGCTCTGGCTAGAGGCTCAAAGAGTGCTCTCTCAGAATCGTTTTTAAGAGCATTGCAGCATCTTTCCGATACGAAGATTCATCCTGAAAACTCGAGGTCTTAAACAGGTGCACGTGGACATAGAAAAACCTGCGAGTCGAAAATGACTCGCAGGCAGTAGAGCGTGAGATTTAGTTAGAGCAGCGAAGACAAGAATTCTTTGGTGCGCTGTTCCTTCGGATTATCCAGCACCTGTTCTGGGGTACCGGCTTCTACGACAACGCCATCGGCCATGAAGACAACCTGATCGGCAACTTCATGAGCGAAGCCCATTTCGTGGGTGACAACCAACATGGTCATGCCGTCGTCAGCAAGCTGCTTCATCACGCGTAGCACCTCACCGACAAGCTCAGGGTCTAGGGCGCTGGTGGGCTCGTCGAAAAGCATGAGCTTTGGTTCCATAGCCACAGCACGGGCAATTGCCACACGCTGCTGCTGGCCACCGGAAAGCTGCACTGGGTAAGCATCTGCCTTGTGGGCGAGGCCAACCTGCTCAAGCAACTCCATGGCACGTGCGCGGGCAACACTTTCAGGCTGCTTCTTCACATGGATGGGTGCTTCGATGATGTTCTCGATCACCGTGCGGTGAGGGAAAAGGTTGAAGTTCTGGAAGACCATGCCGATATCGGAGCGCTGCTTGGCGGCGTCCTTCTCGGCGATTTCGTAGAGCACGCCATCGCGCTCACGGTAGCCAATCAGATCGCCATCAACATAAAGACGACCAGCATTGACTTTTTCCAAGTGGTTCACACAACGCAGCATGGTGGACTTACCGGAACCAGAAGGACCGATCAAACATGTCACAGTACCTTTTGGCACCTGCAAATCAATGCCTTTGAGCACTTCCAAACGACCAAAGTTTTTGCAGACCTGCTCGGCGTGGATCATCAGTTCAGACATTTACTTGTCCTCCTTGGAAATTTCAGGAACAACGGTGACATTGCCAGGGATAGCACCCTCAGCGTCAGCAAGAGCTGCAAGTTGACGAGCAGTCAACGTACGAGTGCTGCCCTTTTCAAAGTGCTTCTCCAGGTAGTACTGAGCAACCATGAGAACCGAAGTGATAACCAAGTACCAGCTCGCAGCAACCAGAAGCATCGGAACTGGCTCAAACAGGGAATAAGCAATATCCATGCTGCGGCCGTACAGCTCCAAAGAATAAGGAATCGCAACAACCAGGGAAGTGGTCTTCAGCATGGAGATCAGCTCATTGCCGGTTGGTGGAATGATAATCCGCATCGCCTGAGGCAAAATGGTGCGGCGCATAGTCATGGACCACTTCATGCCCAAAGCTTTCGACGCTTCCATCTGTCCTTCTGGCACAGCCTGGATACCAGAACGCACGATTTCAGCCATATAAGCAGCTTCGTTCAATCCAAGGCCAATGACGGCAAGCAAGAACATATTAGACAGCAGGCTCTGGAGATCAATTTCGGCAAAACCTAGATTGATGGACTGGTAAAGCGAACCCAATAGTCCCCAGAACACCAACTGAACATAGATTGGAGTACCACGGAAAATCCACAGGTAAAGCCATGCCACGCCCTGCATCACTGGGTTTCCAGACATACGCATGACCGCCAAAATAGCGCCCAAAACCACACCCATGATCATGGACAAGACAGTTAAAGCAATAGTGTGCAATGCAGCTGTAGCAACGCGAGTATCAAAGAGATAAGCGCGGTAGGTATCCCAGCCGTAGGCTTCATTGTTGAAAGCCCCGATGAGGAACCACGCAAGCAAAGCGAGCAGGATTGCTGCTCCGACCCAGCGTCCAGGATGACGCAATGGTTTTGCTTCTATCGGTTTTGGTTGGTGGTGGGCCAATGATGTTTGAGGCCCTGGGTTGAGCTCTGACATAGGTGTTGTAATCCTTAAAATTTTGCTAGTTAAAAGGGTTGTTCTTAGCTAAGAGGCTTTTCGTTGATGAGGGCCTCATCAAGAAGACCTTCTTCAATGCCCCATTGGGTCAAAATACGCTGGTAATCACCAGTATCGATGAGATGCTGGAATGCTGCAGCAGCTGCAGGGGTGAGGTCTGATTCCAGAGGGAAGGCAAAACCAAAAGGTGCAGCGAGGTAAATATCGCCAACCACTTCAATGCGACCCTCTGAGCGTTCCGCAGCCCATGCAGAGACAGGGGAGTCAGCAGCAAGCGCATCAGCACGTCCCAAAATCAGGGCCGTAGCAGCAGTATCTGCAGTTTCATAGGACAAAATGGTGATGGGTTCTTTACCTGCAGCGACACATTCTTCAGACCGCGGCCGGACATCATCTGTTTCGGCCACTGTTGTCCGCTGCACGGCAACCGTGAGACCACAAGCATTATCCGGATCAACGGGAGTATCCCGATCAGTTGCTTGTACCCACTGGACACCTGCATAGAGGAAGTCAATGAAATCAAAATTTGCACGACGTTCTTCATTATCCGTAAAGCCAGAAGCACCAACATCAATGGTTCCAGCTTGAACGGATGGAAGAATCAGGGAGAAATCTTGTTCCTGAGGGGTGAAATCCAAGCCCATAACACCAGCCATGGCGCGGACAAGATCCATCTCCACACCAATGATCTGACCGTCTGAGTCCTTAAACTCAAAAGGTGGGAATGGGGGATTAGCTCCCGCAGTGAGCACACCACGTTGTGCTAATGCTTCTGGTACGAGAGCCTGAATTTCTGGTACTGGAGCCGGAACGATCTGCTCCCAGCCTTCTGGTGTGCCATCTTCTACATTGGTCACACAAGAGGCGAGAGTGAAAGAGGTTGCCACGATGCCGATAGTTGCCACTAAAGCGCGCTTGTGGAACTTAGGGAAACGCAAGGTACTGTGCAGCAGCTTATCCATGGACCTTGTGGGCCGTTTTTGGGGCTGCTTTCGCAATCGGGTGAAACTCTCAATCATGGGCAAAATACTACCTGCCGAGGTGTGATTACCTTAAGTTAGGTTGGTTTCTGTCTATTTCCAATACCTTAGGTAGAAGAAGCTCTAAAATCATTTACTATGTCGAGCGAACAATCCGTCTTCATTATCGTGCTGTTTGGTGCTGTGATTTTATTTAGCATCGTGGTTATCTCCGCGGCATTTCGAACAAGAAAAAGACGCGCGACAGCCCGTGCGCAAGGCATGGCTAACCCGCATAATCCCATATCGAATGTGCCGTGGCGACGGTTCGCAGGCGCATTAGGAGCGATCTATGCACGATCTGAGTGGCATAAATCGCGAGGGGCAAAACGTGTTTATACAGCCGAACAGACTTATTTTGGGTGTGTATCAGCGTTCTCCCTAGGAATGGTGCGCAATATGCTTCGGACTGATTGGGGAGTGAAAAATTCAGCGCAAGCTGTAGCTCAACTCACTAAGAGCATGGAATCAATCAGCATGGTTGCTGCAGCGACTTGGAGAGGCAGTGGGGTATCGCCTGATCAAGTGGAAGAAATTGGAACTGAATTAGTTAAAGAAGGTTTAGCCAAGGAGCATTTTCTTCATTTTCATATGCTTCTCCAACACGTAGATCCAAGTGCAGAATACGATGTGGATGTTTTGGCATTTGATATTGCGCGTGTAGCAAATTTTGTCCGTTGGGCAGGTTATGCAGATTATTTGATTCCTGCCGAAGCACGCTGGTTTCAAGACCAATTGGGAATTGCTGCAGCTGTGTCATTTGAAAGCTGGGAAGAATATGGCGAGGGATATGTCCGTGGTTTAAAAAAGAACTTTAGAGGCGGAAACAAGCCGTATATCAGCGCAGAACAGTGGTTGAACACGGAAGCAGACAGCCCGTGGAAAACCCAGAAGTGGATTAGTGGTTAAAAGATAAAGAAAATCGCCTCAAGCTAGCAGTGTATGCAAGATTGAGGCGATTTTACTATTGGTGTGAAGCTTTTAGCGTGGTTGTTCCTCTAGAACGATCTCAGATTCAGCATTCTTAGAAGAAATCCGCTCAACAAACATGAGGGCAGCAACGATTGCACCACCAAGGAAGACAAGGCCGAAGATCATTACTGCGTTATCGCCTGGTGCGAGCAGATTAGCGTCCGTATCCTGCCAAGGCCACAGAGCACGGAGAGAACCCAACATCAGTCCTGCCATGATGGTCAACGTGATGGTGCGGTGGTATTCCAAAACATAGGACAACACCTTCACAAACAAGATGACACCAGTGAGTGCACCTGCGATAAAGACACCGATGACGGTCCAATCGCGATCAGACAAAGAAGCCATAATTGGGGCGTACAAGCCAACTGCCAGTAGGAAGAAAGAACCAGAGACACCAGGAAGCACCAGTGCACACACTGCAATAGCAGCACAAACAAAGATCAAGATCAGAGAAGGATCAGTACGCGGTGCACTGGTAAAGGAAGTGCCAAAGAAACCAAGGAAAGCACACAGAATAAACAATGGAACCACAACTGCCAGGCGCTTTTTCGCATCACGCATATCCATCATGCCGAGTGGAACCAAAATGGAAACAGCAACCATGCCCAAGAACAATCCACGAGTGATCTCTGGATAGTCATCGACAACAGTGTGCAAAATTGAAGACATAGAAAAGACCATGACCACCATGCCCACTGCAACGGCACCAAAGAACCACCAGTCAATTTTCGCCGCAGCTTCCTTGAGCTTGGAACGATCCTTGATCAACACCTTGATCAGGTCGATGAGCAAGTTACCATTATGCAACGCACGCTCGTAGAGGCCAAGCACCAAAGCAACAGTGCCACCGGAAATTCCGGGCACCAACTCAGCCATTCCAATCAATCCTCCGCGGATGATATTGAAAATCACCGCGAGTGGAGTCTTTTTAGTCTTGGTCGGGTAGACGTGGTGTACGTCTGGGGCGTCCGCGTTGGTGGCGCTCATAGGAATCCAATTATCTTTCTTAGGCTCTGGGCAAAACGCCTCTCACTATACGTGTTACTAAAGATAAGTGGGTAGCTGGTGAAGCGTGATTATTGTTTCGTGCGCCAATTTAAATGGACACTTTTAGATGCTGGTGCAAATTTCAGGTGGAGAGCTATGATGCTCGTTATCTGTCATTCTCCGATACTGGCTGTATGGCAGTGTTCTTGGGAAGTTGCATAATGACTGTAGGTAGTCAGATCTTATCTATATGCGGAGAATGAAAGAGCTTGAGCGATTTCTACGAAGATTTTCGTGGTGATATCAAGTTCTGAAACTTGTTTATTTATTGAGTTCTTATAATTCAGGAGAATGCATTTCAACTTGGAATAAGCTGAAATTCATTTATATGCCCCTTGATTTAATGCCGTGGGAGTTGATTTGAAATGCATAATCGCGAGCTTGGAAATGCGACCCTTCGATAATTTATCCCGTTGATCAGAAATCGGTTTCTCTTGACGCAGTTAGGAAGTCGGCAAAGGCTGTTTTCAAAGAATGGGGAGGAAGTTAATAAGGCAGCTCTGTTTATAGGAGAACTCAGGGTGAGAGAGTTCGGAGGAGAATGGTCCTCTTATATTTCAACGGATAGTGATTTGGAAAAGCTTTGGAATTCTTCGTGATTTCTGGCGCTAGTGATCCTGAAGGTTTATCCGCAGTAGGCAACTGGACTCGAATGGCAAATGAAGGAACGATACCTGGCCCGCTTTCTGACCTTGTTTCTTGCCTCTAAGGACTGAGACGAATTTGAGTACTTGTCTTAACTATGCGTAGTCATAGG from the Corynebacterium crudilactis genome contains:
- a CDS encoding acetyl-CoA carboxylase biotin carboxyl carrier protein subunit: MKIFAPFAGIVHYFVDEGDPVTTGMQLGTVETIKLEAPIMAPGPGIVASLACDDFSDVTGGDELLELEAKN
- a CDS encoding RsmD family RNA methyltransferase, with the protein product MGQTRIIAGDARGRKLEIPPEGTRPTSDRAREGLFSSLQVRFGFEGQRVLDIFAGSGALGLEAASRGAEEVVLVESNPAAVEIIRRNADVVKHPHVVVAEMKASTYLASAPDKFFTMVLADPPYELADDAVTSMLAALTPKLLDGAAVVIERHVDSPETAWPAWLVPTTQKLKKRTYGIARMDMAVFDESLLED
- the coaD gene encoding pantetheine-phosphate adenylyltransferase, with amino-acid sequence MKAVCPGSFDPITLGHLDIVTRAASQFEEVTILVTANPNKNTGLFTVEERMDLIRKSTAHLHNVKVDTWASLLVDYTTKHGITALVKGLRSSLDYEYELPMAQMNRRLTGVDTFFLLTDEKYGYVSSTLCKEVARFGGDVSGLLPDLVTQALIEKYSQN
- a CDS encoding sulfite exporter TauE/SafE family protein yields the protein MLDLVSIGAIVFFGATLQRVSGLGLGLVAGPVLAVILGPIEGIFVVNVISTVNALLNTLSTRSAVDWKKTKLIGGVLIFGSIPAAVLLNLVPVAAILSLVGVLLIIALGVVTFAQDKVPQVTGRLPAVLAGVGAGFMNTLTGAAGPVLTVYGQASRWEQRSFSASLQPLFLIAGAISVAVKIVLGTATLSHTSIWVWPLSAVAMILGIFMGSWLSKHISKAVARKFALLVALAGSISVLYKGITGLMS
- a CDS encoding DUF368 domain-containing protein, which codes for MSATNADAPDVHHVYPTKTKKTPLAVIFNIIRGGLIGMAELVPGISGGTVALVLGLYERALHNGNLLIDLIKVLIKDRSKLKEAAAKIDWWFFGAVAVGMVVMVFSMSSILHTVVDDYPEITRGLFLGMVAVSILVPLGMMDMRDAKKRLAVVVPLFILCAFLGFFGTSFTSAPRTDPSLILIFVCAAIAVCALVLPGVSGSFFLLAVGLYAPIMASLSDRDWTVIGVFIAGALTGVILFVKVLSYVLEYHRTITLTIMAGLMLGSLRALWPWQDTDANLLAPGDNAVMIFGLVFLGGAIVAALMFVERISSKNAESEIVLEEQPR
- a CDS encoding amino acid ABC transporter ATP-binding protein translates to MSELMIHAEQVCKNFGRLEVLKGIDLQVPKGTVTCLIGPSGSGKSTMLRCVNHLEKVNAGRLYVDGDLIGYRERDGVLYEIAEKDAAKQRSDIGMVFQNFNLFPHRTVIENIIEAPIHVKKQPESVARARAMELLEQVGLAHKADAYPVQLSGGQQQRVAIARAVAMEPKLMLFDEPTSALDPELVGEVLRVMKQLADDGMTMLVVTHEMGFAHEVADQVVFMADGVVVEAGTPEQVLDNPKEQRTKEFLSSLL
- a CDS encoding ABC transporter substrate-binding protein, with the protein product MIESFTRLRKQPQKRPTRSMDKLLHSTLRFPKFHKRALVATIGIVATSFTLASCVTNVEDGTPEGWEQIVPAPVPEIQALVPEALAQRGVLTAGANPPFPPFEFKDSDGQIIGVEMDLVRAMAGVMGLDFTPQEQDFSLILPSVQAGTIDVGASGFTDNEERRANFDFIDFLYAGVQWVQATDRDTPVDPDNACGLTVAVQRTTVAETDDVRPRSEECVAAGKEPITILSYETADTAATALILGRADALAADSPVSAWAAERSEGRIEVVGDIYLAAPFGFAFPLESDLTPAAAAAFQHLIDTGDYQRILTQWGIEEGLLDEALINEKPLS
- a CDS encoding DUF1266 domain-containing protein, whose translation is MSSEQSVFIIVLFGAVILFSIVVISAAFRTRKRRATARAQGMANPHNPISNVPWRRFAGALGAIYARSEWHKSRGAKRVYTAEQTYFGCVSAFSLGMVRNMLRTDWGVKNSAQAVAQLTKSMESISMVAAATWRGSGVSPDQVEEIGTELVKEGLAKEHFLHFHMLLQHVDPSAEYDVDVLAFDIARVANFVRWAGYADYLIPAEARWFQDQLGIAAAVSFESWEEYGEGYVRGLKKNFRGGNKPYISAEQWLNTEADSPWKTQKWISG
- a CDS encoding amino acid ABC transporter permease, translated to MSELNPGPQTSLAHHQPKPIEAKPLRHPGRWVGAAILLALLAWFLIGAFNNEAYGWDTYRAYLFDTRVATAALHTIALTVLSMIMGVVLGAILAVMRMSGNPVMQGVAWLYLWIFRGTPIYVQLVFWGLLGSLYQSINLGFAEIDLQSLLSNMFLLAVIGLGLNEAAYMAEIVRSGIQAVPEGQMEASKALGMKWSMTMRRTILPQAMRIIIPPTGNELISMLKTTSLVVAIPYSLELYGRSMDIAYSLFEPVPMLLVAASWYLVITSVLMVAQYYLEKHFEKGSTRTLTARQLAALADAEGAIPGNVTVVPEISKEDK